The DNA sequence GGTGACTCAGGACTTCTTTACCCGAGAATATTTCCTCGACCATCTGCTGCATACCTTCGACAAGCCTGTCTTGGTGTGGGGTGATGGCATCGTCATGGGCGGCGGTCTCGGCCTGATGGCCGGTGCCAGTCACCGCGTGGTGACCGAGCGTTCACGTATCGCCATGCCAGAGGTGACCATCGGCCTCTATCCCGATGTGGGCGGCAGCTACTTCCTCAACCGCATGCCGGGCCATATGGGCCGTTTCCTGGGGATGACCGCCTATAACATGGATGGCGCCGACGCCTTCTATGTTGGCCTGGGTAATCACTACCTGAATTCAAGTGACAAGCAGCCGCTGTTCGATGCGCTTTCAAGCATCGACTGGGAGAACGATGTCTGTGCTAACCACGGCAAGCTTAATGCGCTGCTTGAGGCGATGTCGAGCCGCTGCGCCCAGCCAATGGGCGAGAGCATCCTCGAGCAGCATCAGGCGCAGATCGATGCCCTGATGGACGGTGAACTCAATGAGATAATGACCAGAGTGAAGGCGGTTGAAGACGCCGAGCCTTGGCTTTCGCGCGCTCTAAGCACCATGCTGGCCGGCAGTCCGCTGAGCCTGCATCTGGTCTATCAGCAGTCGCTGCTAGGCACTGAGCTGAGCCTGAGTCAGGTCTTCCAGCTGGAGTTGGGACTGAGCTGTAACTGCTGCTCAATCGGTGATTTTGCCGAAGGGGTGAGGGCACTGCTTATCGATAAGGACCGTCAGCCCCAGTGGCTGTATGAGACCGTCGAAGCCGTTCCACAAGAGATGGTCAAGTCACTGATGACCTCGCCATGGGATCCGCAAAACGATCCACTGCGCACCTTAGGCCAATAATTTTTCAGGCAAAGCCTGAGGAAAAGGAGCAAAACATGAATACAGTTGCATTTATCGGATTAGGTAACATGGGTGGCCCGATGGCGGTCAACCTGGTGAAGGCTGGCTACACGGTTAAGGCCTTCGATCTCTCTCAGACGGCCCTGAGCCATGTGGTCGAGGAGGGTGCCATGCAGGCACCGAGTGCCTGTGCGGCAGCGGCGGCGGCCGATGTGGTGATCACAATGTTGCCTGCGGGCAAGCATGTGCGCAGTCTCTATCTGGGAGACGAGCAGAACAAAGGCATCATAGATGTGGTGGCCGACGGCACCCTGCTCATCGACTGTTCTACCATAGACGCCGAGAGCGCACGTTTCGTCGCCGAGCAGGCCAAGACCAAGGGGCTGGAGTTTATCGACGCGCCGGTATCGGGCGGCACGGCCGGTGCAGCGGCCGGAACCCTGACCTTCATCTGTGGCGGCAGCGATACCGCTTTCGAGCAGGCCCAGGGCGTGCTGAATGTTATGGGTGCCAATATCTTCCACGCCGGCGGCCCGGGTGCCGGTCAGGTGGCCAAGATCTGTAACAACATGCTGCTGTCTGTTTTGATGGTTGGCACCAGCGAGTCGATTCAGATGGGGATCGACCACGGACTGGATCCTAAGGTGCTCTCAGAGATCATGAAGGTCAGTAGTGGTGGTAATTGGACGCTAGATAAATATAATCCTTGTCCAGATGTGATGGAAAACGTGCCATCATCAAATGGTTACCAGGGTGGATTCATGGTTGATCTCATGGTGAAAGACTTAGGTCTGTCCCAGGAGGCGGCCTTGCTCTCTAACTCGAGCACCCCAATGGGCGCCTTGGCCCGTAGCCTGTACGTGAATCATGCCCGTCAGGGCAATGGTAAGCGTGATTTCTCCAGTATTTTTGAGCAGTTTAATAAAAAAGGGTAAGTTGATGGATTTAAAAGATAAGGTTGTTGTCATCACAGGTGGTGCCGGTGGTTTAGGTTTTGCGATGGCCCAAGAACTTGCCGCTGCGGGTGCCAAGTTGGCACTTATCGATGTGGATCAGGAGAAGCTAGAGCGCGCCTGTGCCGATATCGGCGATACCACTGAGGTGCAAGGTTACGCCTTCGACATTACCGATGAAGAAGATGTGGTGGCTGGTTTCGGTTATATCCTCGAAGATTTCGGCCAGGTCAACGTGCTGGTTAACAACGCGGGTATTTTGCTCGATGGCATGCTGGTGAAGGCCAAAGAGGGTGAGGTGACTGATCGCATGTCGCTGGCGCAGTTCCAGGCGGTGATCAATGTAAACCTGACAGGATCATTCCTCTGCGGACGCGAAGCGGCGGCGGCGATGATCACCTCTAAGCAGCAGGGTGTTATCGTTAACATCTCTAGCCTGGCGAAGGCGGGCAACATTGGCCAGACCAACTACGCGGCCTCTAAGGCGGGCGTTGCGGCCATGTCTGTGGGCTGGGCGAAAGAGCTGGCACGCTACAATATCCGTAGCGCCGCTGTGGCGCCGGGTGTTATCGAGACTGAGATGACGGCGGCCATGAAGCCTGAGGCGCTGGAGCGTCTGGAGAAGATGGTGCCGGTTGGACGCTTAGGCCAGGCAAGCGAAATCGCCTCTACCGTTAAGTTCATCATCGAAAACGACTATGTAAACGGTCGCGTGTTCGAAATAGACGGCGGTATCCGTATCTAAGTCCTTCATTATAGTTGTGCGAAACGGGCCCTGTGCCCGTTTTTTTATGGCGACGCCTATTCTTGGTAAAGGCGCTATGTGCTAAGGCGTGCCACTTGATGTAATCTAACCTTATGAGTAAGAAAAGAAAGATGATATGGTTTGAACAAGCAACCAAGACGCTGATGCTAATCGTGGGTGTCATTGGGGTGGTGGTGATCTATGCTGGTTTCTTCTTTCTGCTGATAACCCAGTCTACGGCCAGCTTCTTGCCCTGGTATATTCTGATCTCCCCCTGGCTCTGCATCTACTTCGGCCTTAGCGGTGAGAAGCAGAGGCTCACTCTCCTGTGGTTGCGACGTAAGTTATTCTTTTGGCGTAAATTCAAGTGAAGTAAGACTATGGCGCGACGGTTCAAAAACCTGACTCTGGTGCTGATCATGGTGGCCGTGGCCGCCGTACTCTCGATGCGCCTTTTTCAGGTCGAGCCTCCCGAACAGCCCCGCGACAAGCGTAGTGGTCGTCTGATCGCCGACTACGGCAGCTGGCACTCGGTGCTCTCCGCCAAGCAGGTCTACGCCCCCTCGGACAGCTTCGGCGTCCTCAGGCCCATGGAGGGCGGACTCTATTTCACCCAGGCCGACGCAGAACGCGGCGGCAAGGTGGGGGTCAATAAGCTCACACCAAAGGGTGAGGTGGCGAGCATCATAGCTCCCGAATTCGATGTGAAGAGCCGGGTACACGAGTATGGCGGCGCCCCCGTGCTGGCCATAGGTAACAGCCTGTTTGCGGTGAAAAGTGACGATCAGCGCCTCTACCGTATCGCCCCCAATCAGGCGCCCGTGGCCCTAACGCCAGCAGATACGCGCCACGCCGACTGTGTCTCTTACCCTAAAGGTTCGCGCATCATCTGTGTGCGCGAAGATCACCGCCAGGCAGGGGATCCCACCGCCAGCATAGTGGCGTTAAACCTTAATTTTGAAAATGAAGGCGAGCCCCTGGTCAGCGGTAGTGATTTTTACGCCGCGCCCCGTGTCTCACCGGATAATCGCCAGCTGGCCTGGATAAGCTGGCAGCAACCTAATATGCCCTGGGACAACACTGAGCTTTGGGTGGCCGATCTTGACCCCAAGGGCGGCATCAACAATCCAAGACGCCTGTTTGCCAATCTTAAAGGCGCCATCACTCAACCCCTCTACAGCCCCGGCGGTGAGCTCTATGTGGTGGCCGATTTCAACAATTGGTGGAACCTCTATCGCATCACGCCAGAGGGCGATGCTCAGCCTGTGCTCGAATTGGCGGGGGAGTTTGCCCGGCCCGACTGGTTGCTGGGCAACCACAGCTATGCCTTCGAGTCTGAGGAGCAACTGATCGCCAGCGTGCAGACTGAGGGCAGGACATACCTGCTTAGGCTGCATACCCAGCTTGGGATCAGTGAGTCGATTGCCGCCGAGTTTGCGGAGGTTACACAGGTGGTTAAGGGGCCGGACGGCGTCTATTTCATCGGCAGTAAGGTAACGCCGGAGAAGGGGATCTACCGCATTCGGGGTCGGGGCGTCGAGTGGGTATATGGGCCTAGGGTGACGCCCCTCGACCCTCGCTACATCTCACGTGCCGAGTACATCCAGTTTATCTCGGACATCAGTGGGCTGCCCGTCTATGGCTACTTCTACGGCCCCATGAACCCAGATTATATCGCGCCGGACGACCAACGCCCGCCGCTTATCGTCATGTTGCATGGCGGGCCCACCTGGCGGGCCAGCCTGAGTTTTCGCCGGGATATCCAGTTCTGGACCAGTCGCGGCTTTGCCGTGCTGGATGTCAATTACCGTGGTAGCTCAGGCTTTGGCCGTGACTATCGTCAGAGTCTCTATGGTTTGTGGGGTAGGGCCGAGGTGGAAGATGCCATCGAGGCGGCCGATTATGTGATGGACAAGGGCTGGGTCGACGCCGACAAGGTGGCCATTCGCGGCATGAGCGCCGGCGGCTTCAGCGTGCTCTCGGCGATGGCCTTCTATCACACCTTCAAGGCCGGTGTGGTCTACTCGGGGATCAGCGATCTCGAGGCCCTTGATCGGGAGACCCATAGATTCGAACAGGGCTATCTGCATCATCTGGTGGGGGAGCTTAAACCTAACTCGCCCCTCTATCGTCAGCGCTCGCCTCTATATCACTTAGACGATCTCAAGGCGCCGCTGCTGCTGGTGCAGGGGGCCAAGGATCCTATCGTGCCCGCTAGGCAGTCAGAGGCCATCTACGCCGCGCTGAAACGCCGGGGCGTACCCGTGGCCTACCTGCAATTTGACGATGAGGGCCACGGGGTGAAGAAGCCGTTGAATCGTATCGCCGCACTCAACGCCGAATTATCCTTTTATGGTCAGGTGTTTGGCTTTACGCCAGCCGATAAGCTGAGTCCACTTGCCATAGATAACGCGCTCGCCCTAGGCCACTAAGGACGGCTGAGCAACTAAGCGGAAAAGCGGCGGAAAATCGCCCGCTTAAGTTGCTAAAATCCCCCAAAGTGGCTATAGTAGCGCGCTTTAAAATATCCCTTTAGCGCAGTTTTTCATCAGCTTGTCATCGGCAGCCGATAGGGTGTTTGTTGAGTAAGCTACTAGACTCAAACAGGCGTCACTTCGCTTAACTACTATTTTCGGAATTTCACATTGATCACGACAGCTAACATCACCATGCAGTTTGGCTCTAAGCCGCTGTTTGAAAACATCTCAGTAAAATTCGGCGGCGGTAACCGTTACGGCCTTATCGGTGCCAACGGTTGTGGTAAATCAACCTTCATGAAGATCCTTGGCGGCGAACTCGAGCCAACATCGGGCAACGTCTCTCTGGATGTGAACGAGCGTCTGGGTAAGCTGAGCCAGAACCAGTTTGGTTACGAAGAGTTTAACGTGGTCGATACCGTGATCATGGGCCACACCGAGCTGTGGAAGGTGAAACAAGAGCGTGACCGCATCTATTCGCTACCTGAGATGAGCGAAGAAGATGGCATCAAGGTGGCCGAGCTGGAGATGGAATTTGCCGAGATGGACGGTTACACCGCAGAAAGCCGCGCCGGCGAACTGCTGCTGGGTGTGGGCATTCCACTGGAGCAACACTTCGGCCTGATGAGCGAAATCGCTCCAGGTTTCAAGCTGCGTGTGCTGCTGGCCCAGGCGCTATTTAGCGATCCCGATGTACTGCTGCTCGACGAACCCACCAACAACTTGGATATCGACACCATCCGCTGGCTGCAAGAGATGCTTAACCAGCGTAACAGCACAATGATCATCATCTCGCACGACAGATACTTCCTCAACTCTGTCTGTACCCATATGGCGGATCTCGACTATGGTGAGCTGCGTGTTTATCCGGGTAACTATGATGAATACATGACGGCAGCGAGCCAGGCGCGCGAGCGTTTACTGTCTGATAACGCTAAGAAGAAGGCGCAGATCGCCGAGCTACAAGGCTTCGTGGCGCGCTTCTCGGCCAACGCCTCTAAGGCGAAGCAGGCGACCTCTCGTGCCAAGCAGATCGAGAAGATCAAGCTGGAAGAGGTTAAGGCCTCAAGCCGCGTCAACCCCTTCATCCGTTTCGAGCAGGAGAAGAAGCTGTTCCGTAACGCCTTGGTGGTTGAGGAGCTGTCTAAGGGTTATGACGACGGTCCACTGTTCAAAGACTTTAACCTGATTGCCGAAGTGGGCGAGCGCATCGCGGTACTGGGTGAGAACGGTGTGGGTAAGACCACCATGCTGCGTACCCTGATCCACGATATCCCGCAAGATACAGGTACTATCCAGTGGTCTGAAAACTCGGCTATCGGTTACTACGCGCAGGATCATGAATCAGATTTCGAAAACGACATGACACTGTTTGATTGGATGAGTCAGTGGCGTAAACCTGAAGATGACGATCAGAGCGTACGTGGCTACCTCGGTCGTATGCTGTTTAGCTCAGACGATATTAAGAAGTCGGTACGCGTACTCTCAGGTGGTGAGAAGGGCCGTATGCTGTTTGGTAAGCTGATCATGCAAAAGCCAAACATTTTGGTGATGGATGAGCCGACCAACCACTTGGATATGGAATCCATTGAGTCGCTCAACAATGCGCTGGAGATGTATGAAGGCACCTTGATCTTCGTCAGTCACGACCGCGCCTTCGTATCGTCGCTGGCCACCCGCATCATAGAGATCACCCCACAGGGCGTGAATGACTTCAAGGGTACTTATGATGAATTCCTGCGCAGCAAAGGCGTAGAAGAATAAGCGATTAGGTATCTTGCCTAATAAAAAGCCCAAGTGATTAAACACTTGGGCTTTTTTTTATCGTCTAACTTTTTTATCGTCTAACTTTTTTATCGTCTAACTTTTTTATCGTCCGACTTTTTTAACGTCTAACTCTCGTTTAACGAAACCGTCGTTACTTGGCGAAGCGATTAGCCAGATAGTCGAACACGGCGCGAATGCCGAAGGCTTCGCCGCCGATAGGGCGACCCGGTAGCTTACGGGTATTCCAGGCCATGACGTCGAAGTGGGTCCAGCTGATCTCCTCATCGACGAAGGCTTCCAGATAGAGGGCCGCCGTGATGGCGCCGCCGAAGGGCACCTTGCCACAGTTGGCTAAGTCGGCGATATCACTGCCGGTCAGGTCAAAGTAAGGCTTGTGCAGTGGCATGCGCCACACGGGATCTTCAACCGTCAGGCCAGAGGCGGTGATGCCGGCCGCAACTTCGTCGTCGTTGCTGAAGAAGCCAGGCAGCTCAGTGCCCAGGGCGATGCGCATGGCGCCAGTCAGGGTAGCGAAATCGATCAGCAGCTCAGGCTTGTCGCTGTTGGCTTCGGCCAGGGCGTCACACAGCACCAGACGGCCTTCGGCGTCCGTGTTGTCAATCTCAACCGTGAGGCCCTTGCGGGTGGTGATCACATCACCCGGGCGGAAGGCATTGGCCGAAACGGCGTTTTCCACCGCTGGCACCAATACGCGCAGGCGTACCGGCAGCTCGGCGGCCATGATCTGATGGGCCAGGCCGATAACATGAGCGGCGCCGCCCATATCTTTCTTCATCAGGCGCATGCCAGCGCCAGGCTTAAGATCCAGTCCGCCCGAGTCGAAACAGACCCCTTTACCCACCAGGGTGACCTTAGGCGCGTCTTCATCGCCCCAGGTGAGATCGATCAGGCGCGGCGCATTATGGCTGGCGCGGCCAACCATGTGGATAGTAGGGTAGTTGTGGGTCAGCAGGTCGTCACCGACGATCTGAGTGACCTTGGCGCCAAACTCGCTTGCCAGTGACTCCATGGTCTCGCCCAGGTGCTGAGGCATCATGTCGGCGGCAGGGGTGTTCACCAGATCGCGCACGATAGAGACAGAGCGCGCCATCTTGAGAGTCTGCTCAACCAGCTCGGCATCGCGGAGCACCAGCTGTGGGTAGACCTTGTCATTGGCCTTATAACGGTCAAACTTGTAGGCACCTAAGGCCCAGCTAAAGGCCGCCAGCTTACAGGTCTGGGTATCGGCCTCCAGCAGGTATTGGCCGGCGGGTAGTTCGTTAACCAGATCGCCACACACCCAGTGGGAGTCTTTGTCGTCGCTCACATAGAGCACCTGGCTGAGGCTGCCGTCAGTGCCTGGGATCAGGCTGAGGCCCTTGCCCTTGTATTGGGTGCTGCCTAGCCAGTTTTGAACCGGTTTATCCTGGCCGTTTAGCCAATCGTTATAGTCATTTGCCGCGAGTAGCGTTAGTGGGATCCCTTCGGAACCAGAGAGGAGTAGTTGAGTCATTGGGCATCATCTTGTTGAGGTCAAAATTCAACTTAGATTAGCATGTCAGCCCCTCGGGGTGAAAGCGGCGCATCATTCATTGCTGGCTTTTTCGACAGCGTCCAGGGCGCGCTTATTGGCACGGGCTTCACGGCTCAGCTGGGCCTTGCGTTCGGAGAGATTATTGAAGGAGCTGGGCAGCACCTCGACGCCGACCAACTTACCCAGTTTCACTACCACAGGAATGGTGATGGGGGCAAAGGGCAGCACGGCAAACACCCCAAGGCCCAGGCCTTTGATCAGATCCGCCAGCTGCTGGTTGGCCAGCCGTAGCTCTTCCTTGCTGGCCTGCTTGCGGGTGTAACGACCATAGGCGACCAGCATATCCTTGGTCTCCTGTTTCTCCTGGGCCAGGGCATCTTTGAGCACCAACATGTCACGTTTTAAACGTAGACCGAAGCGGCGTCGACTGATGCGCAGCACCCTGAAGGGGGCCTTATGTAATTTACGATAAATTTTCATGGCGCGATTGTCTCATAAGCCCAGCGCAAGACCTATCTTTTCCTGACACTCTTTTTTGCCTTAGATGAGGCTGGGTGCAAGATGTTGCAGCAGGCTCTGGCTGCGAAGGGCGGCGCCTTTATCCTGGCTCACCATGGCCGAAACGATGGCACCTTCTTTCATCAGGCAGATAAGGTCTACCAGGGCTTCATTTGGCTGATGGAGGTGCTTGCCAATCAAGTCTCGAACCGCCTGTTTATGGAACTTGGCGAAGCGCGATACCTGACAGCGGCAGTCGCCACATTCGATGGCGGAGTTGATAAACAGGCAGCCGTGAAACTGACTCAGCTCGGGTACCCGGTCGTTAAACCAGTCATCCAGCGCGCTAAACAGTGCATCGATCACGCCGAGATCGTCCTGAGCTGGCGTAAGGCGCTCCTCCAGCCAGTGGATGAAGATCTGGTGACGGGTTTCGAGCACCGCCACTATCAGGGCTTCCTTACTGCTGAAGTGATGATACAGGGTCTTCTTGGCGACTCCGGAGACCTTAAGCACCTCGTTGATCCCCACAAGATTGATGCCCCGCTCGGTAAAGAGGGAGAGGGCGGTATCGATTAGTAACTGTCTCTTATCTGTCATCTTAGCCTCGCTTTTTTTATATCTTGACATCGGTAGACCAAGTTGTCTACTCTTGCGGGTAGACAGACTTGTCTACATAAGGCTCGTCTATATAAAGCCTGTCTATATAAGGGAGTTAAGAGATCAAGATGAATAAACTGGCATTTGCGTTAATCTCCGGCCTGGGCGCCGCCTTGGCCATCGGCCTGTTGTCCTTTGCAGAAACCCTGCAGTCGGACATAGTGCTGCTCATGGTGCCTTTCGGCGCTACGGCGGTATTGGTGTTTGGGGTGCCGGACAGCCCCCTGGCCCAGCCGAAGAACGTGATCTTCGGTCATCTGCTGACCTGCGCGATCGGCCTCTATTTCGTTCACTATGTCGGGGTGAGCCCGTTGACCCTGGCGATTGCGACCGGGCTCGCGGTCAGCGGCATGCTGCTGACCAAGACGACCCATCCACCGGCGGGCGCCACGCCACTGTTGGTGATGTTAACCGGGCAGGATTGGAGTTTTCTGGTTTCCCCCGTGTTGTCCGGCGCCTTGATCATAGTGCTTGTGGGTAAACTGATCGCCTTGATGCACAAACGCCTGGAGCGGCAGCAGCGCGCGGCGCTGGATTAGAACATCCTTTAAAAGCCTGTACTTATGGCTAGGGCAAGATACAACTTTTGTGCGTAATTTCAGTAGGCTAGATTGGTATAGACTATACTTCTCATTTGGTCATGGGTGGGCGATTTGGCTTAGATGTCTATAGCGGGATGTAAACTGGACTTGGTTAGAGTCGCCCCTTACCCATGAGCTCGTCAGCGCAGGCCGCTCGGCAAAAGGATGAAGAGTGAATGCACCACCCATTTAAGCCGTTCAAAATCTATAGTCTGGCCATCTTATATGTCGTCTTTCTGGTGGGCGCCTTCTCTATCCTGATGGCCAGCATAGATCAGTCTCAGCGCGACTGGAAACGCCACACCTATGAGGCGCTGGAGAAGACCGCCTATTTCAACGACGCCATGGTAGCCCTGGGTTACGGCGGCTTTATCCACGACTTTAAGAATGCGGTGATCCGCCAGGACTTGAGCTATCTGAGGCGGGCGGAAACCGAGATAGAGCTGGGGTTAGACTCGCTGCAGAAATACCTGCAACGGGCGCCCGAGCATACCGCCGAGGTGCGGGCGATTCAGTCTGTGGTCAGCCAATATCGCCATAACCTGCCTAAGCTCAGGCAGATGCTGGAGGAGAAGCAGTCGGTGGCGGATATTGACCGGGTGGTTCGCGTCGACGATACTCCGGCCATCGAGGCGATAGAGGCCATACTCTCAAGCCACGCCCAGAGCCCTAACAGCCTATTCGAGCAGGCAGGCAGCGCCCATCAGCGGGTGAATCATATGCTGCTGGTGATCCTCTGCGCCCTGGTGCTGGTCAGCATCTTAGTGTTTAGCTTTATCCGTTATGTGAATAAACGCCTGGCGATCAAGCTTAAGGATCTCGAGGTGATCTTCCGTTGCGCCCCCAACGCCATCTTCTCGGTGAACGAACATGGCACCATCATCTCTGCCAATCGCGAGACCATGCGCCTGTTTGGCTTCTCCGAGCGGGCGCTCAACAAGATCAATGTCGACGACCTGGTGCCCAGCGCCACCAAGGAGAAGCACAAGAAGCTGCGCCTCGAGTTTCAAAAATCAGACCGGGTGCAGCCCATGTCCCAGCGCAACACCATCTTCTACGGCAAGAAGCTTAACGGCGACGTGTTTCCCGCCAGCATCTCTATCGCCACCTATGGGGTGGGGGATGAGAAGCACAGCATCGTGGTGATCAAAGATCTCAGCGATGAGATGCAGTACAAGTCCCAGGCCAATACCGATCCCCTGACAAAGGTCGCCAACCGCCGCGCCATCAACCGTCAGCTGGCGGCAGCCATCAGCCGCAGCAATCGTCAGCAGACCCCGCTTGCGGTGTGTATCTTCGATATTGATCACTTCAAGGCGGTCAACGATAAACATGGCCATCTGGTGGGCGATGATGTGTTGCAGCGGGTGGCCAAGATCTTCAGCGACGCCATACGTAAGACAGACTTTGTCGGTCGCTGGGGAGGCGAGGAGTTTGTGATCATCCTGGAAGATACAGACAAAGAGGGTGCCAAGCATTTTGCCGACAAGCTCAGGCAGGAGGTGAAGCGCCGCAGCCAGGGGATAGATTTCCCCGTGGCCATTACCTTAAGCGCCGGCGTATCAGTCTATTGTCAGGACGACAAGCAAGATTGCCTGTTCAACCACGCCGATCAGGCCCTCTACCGCGCCAAGGAGAGCGGCCGCGACTGCGTGGTAGTGATTTAACGCGGCTAATCTAACTCTCTGTAAAAAAGTGACGGTAGAAGCTTATCCCGCCCGCATCGCCAACAGGGCTGGAACATCCAACGGCTGCTGATAGCGGCTAAAGCGGGTTTCCTTGCTCTCTATGGTGTAGATAGACATGCGATCGGCCAGCTCGTTGCCCTCAATCCCTACGTGGGCCGCCACATGGCTGAGCTTGAGCTTATCCTTCAGGCTATCGTACAGCTCATGGGCCTCTTGGATCACGCTTAAGTTCGCTATCTCACCCGTCTTACGGCGCCAGCCATTAGCCTTCCAGCCATAGGCCCACAGGGAGATACACTTGATGGC is a window from the Shewanella loihica PV-4 genome containing:
- a CDS encoding sensor domain-containing diguanylate cyclase — protein: MHHPFKPFKIYSLAILYVVFLVGAFSILMASIDQSQRDWKRHTYEALEKTAYFNDAMVALGYGGFIHDFKNAVIRQDLSYLRRAETEIELGLDSLQKYLQRAPEHTAEVRAIQSVVSQYRHNLPKLRQMLEEKQSVADIDRVVRVDDTPAIEAIEAILSSHAQSPNSLFEQAGSAHQRVNHMLLVILCALVLVSILVFSFIRYVNKRLAIKLKDLEVIFRCAPNAIFSVNEHGTIISANRETMRLFGFSERALNKINVDDLVPSATKEKHKKLRLEFQKSDRVQPMSQRNTIFYGKKLNGDVFPASISIATYGVGDEKHSIVVIKDLSDEMQYKSQANTDPLTKVANRRAINRQLAAAISRSNRQQTPLAVCIFDIDHFKAVNDKHGHLVGDDVLQRVAKIFSDAIRKTDFVGRWGGEEFVIILEDTDKEGAKHFADKLRQEVKRRSQGIDFPVAITLSAGVSVYCQDDKQDCLFNHADQALYRAKESGRDCVVVI